In Companilactobacillus allii, one genomic interval encodes:
- a CDS encoding reverse transcriptase-like protein, with protein MIKLYTDAGLNTNLNLAATSYVIKYNDQIIKHVEQQQPLDNHYLEFLALKLALDDMNRQHINDDILFIHSDSKILTDSIDKLYSKHYQAILDPILESLTKFPSYFVKHISDKDNNTAHSLIHQELIKLRK; from the coding sequence ATGATTAAATTGTACACCGACGCTGGTTTAAATACTAATTTAAATCTTGCTGCCACTTCATACGTAATAAAATATAATGACCAAATTATCAAGCACGTTGAACAGCAACAACCACTCGATAATCACTATCTAGAATTCTTAGCCTTGAAACTGGCCTTAGACGATATGAACAGACAACATATCAATGACGATATCTTATTCATTCACTCTGATAGTAAAATTTTAACAGATAGTATTGATAAACTTTATTCTAAACATTACCAAGCTATCTTAGATCCAATTCTAGAAAGTCTAACCAAATTTCCATCTTACTTTGTTAAACATATTTCCGATAAAGATAATAACACTGCACATAGTCTAATTCATCAAGAACTAATTAAACTCCGAAAGTAA
- a CDS encoding EbsA family protein translates to MSKKFFVQPTGSWGIIVWSLAFSILCLGVILQLEIFSFSFIPFLVWILGIVFVIYIVTNSWVKFDDGKIIIKEPNYYKARVFNRTDVKIETINKLTIEFLFDNRDYFPLRVTSTTKILKGIKKEAGGDNGISK, encoded by the coding sequence ATGTCAAAGAAATTTTTTGTTCAACCCACGGGCTCATGGGGAATTATTGTGTGGTCACTTGCGTTTAGTATTCTGTGTTTGGGAGTGATTTTACAGCTAGAAATATTTAGTTTTAGCTTCATTCCATTTCTTGTATGGATTTTGGGAATAGTTTTCGTAATTTATATTGTAACTAATTCCTGGGTGAAGTTTGATGATGGCAAGATCATAATTAAGGAACCTAATTATTATAAAGCACGTGTGTTTAATCGAACAGATGTCAAAATAGAAACAATTAATAAATTGACTATCGAATTTTTATTTGATAATCGTGATTATTTTCCGTTGAGGGTCACTTCAACTACGAAAATTTTAAAGGGAATTAAGAAAGAAGCGGGTGGAGATAATGGCATTTCCAAGTGA
- a CDS encoding formate--tetrahydrofolate ligase: MAFPSDIEIAQINEHENMKNIEEIAQSVGLDSSDIEPYGHYKAKISASGIKKATEQDNGKLILVTSINPTPAGEGKSTVAIGLADSLRAIGKKSILALREPSLGPVMGMKGGATGGGYAQVVPMEDINLHFTGDMHALTSATNTLAALIDNHLHQGNELKIDPRRIIWKRALDINDRALRNITIGLGGPANSIPREDHFDITVASELMAVLCLSQDIDDLKERISNILIAFTYDKKPIFVRDLHVEGAITMLLKDALKPNLVQTLENTPAIVHGGPFANIAHGCNSILATKLAMKLGDYTITEAGFGADLGGEKFMDIVTPKLDHAPNLIVVVATIRALKYNGGQKLADLQDENLNALNLGFKNLKRHVKNMRYYHIPVVVAINKFETDTDNEIKLLQSLCDELGVEVSVADIHHKGSKGGINLAKMVVRTADKESTYNRLYEDAQPTVEKIDTIASEVYGANNVEYSAKATRQLQSLKDNAWDDLPICIAKTQYSLSDDPKKLGSPRDFTLHVKEIVPKLGAGFIVVLTGNVLTMPGLPKKPAALNMDVDNDGRISGLF; this comes from the coding sequence ATGGCATTTCCAAGTGATATTGAAATAGCTCAAATTAATGAACATGAAAATATGAAAAATATTGAAGAAATAGCTCAAAGTGTTGGACTTGATTCTAGTGATATAGAACCATATGGACATTATAAGGCTAAGATTTCTGCTAGTGGGATCAAAAAGGCTACTGAGCAAGATAATGGCAAACTGATTTTAGTTACATCTATTAATCCGACACCAGCTGGAGAAGGCAAATCTACGGTTGCTATAGGACTTGCGGATTCATTACGTGCAATTGGTAAGAAGTCAATTCTAGCATTACGTGAGCCATCTTTGGGCCCAGTTATGGGTATGAAGGGTGGTGCTACTGGTGGTGGATACGCTCAAGTAGTTCCAATGGAAGATATTAATTTACATTTTACGGGTGATATGCACGCTTTAACTAGTGCCACCAATACTTTGGCGGCTTTAATCGATAATCATTTGCATCAAGGCAATGAATTAAAGATTGATCCTAGAAGAATTATTTGGAAAAGAGCATTAGATATAAATGATCGTGCCTTGCGTAATATCACAATAGGCCTTGGTGGTCCAGCTAACTCTATTCCACGTGAGGATCATTTTGATATTACTGTAGCCAGTGAATTAATGGCTGTGTTGTGCTTGTCACAAGATATTGATGATTTAAAGGAACGTATTTCAAATATTTTGATTGCCTTTACATATGACAAAAAGCCGATATTTGTTCGTGATTTGCATGTTGAAGGCGCCATTACGATGTTGCTAAAAGATGCTTTGAAACCAAATTTAGTGCAAACACTAGAAAATACTCCAGCAATTGTCCACGGTGGTCCTTTTGCTAATATTGCTCATGGATGTAATAGTATCCTTGCTACTAAATTAGCTATGAAATTAGGCGATTATACAATCACTGAAGCTGGTTTTGGTGCTGATCTTGGTGGTGAGAAGTTTATGGATATCGTTACTCCAAAGCTTGATCATGCACCTAATTTAATCGTTGTCGTTGCGACTATAAGAGCTCTCAAATACAATGGTGGTCAGAAGTTAGCAGATTTACAAGATGAAAATTTAAATGCTTTAAACCTTGGATTTAAGAATCTTAAGCGTCATGTTAAAAATATGAGATATTATCATATACCTGTTGTTGTAGCAATCAATAAATTTGAAACTGATACTGATAATGAGATAAAGCTTTTACAATCACTTTGTGATGAGCTTGGAGTTGAAGTGTCAGTCGCTGACATTCATCACAAGGGTTCTAAGGGTGGTATTAATCTAGCTAAGATGGTAGTTAGAACTGCTGATAAAGAATCAACTTATAATCGCTTATATGAAGATGCTCAGCCTACTGTTGAAAAAATAGATACTATTGCTTCTGAAGTATACGGAGCTAATAATGTCGAATACAGTGCTAAGGCAACACGACAATTACAGTCATTAAAAGATAACGCTTGGGATGATTTACCAATATGTATTGCCAAAACGCAATACTCATTGAGTGATGATCCAAAGAAATTGGGTTCTCCTCGTGACTTTACTTTACATGTTAAAGAAATTGTTCCTAAACTTGGAGCAGGATTTATAGTTGTATTAACTGGTAATGTCTTGACAATGCCAGGCTTACCAAAGAAACCGGCCGCATTAAATATGGATGTTGACAATGACGGCAGAATTAGCGGGTTATTCTAG
- the lspA gene encoding signal peptidase II codes for MPIVYIVLFIGLIVGDQSLKYYVATNIPTLSFHEFIPGILSLTHITNTGAAWSMLEGKMIFFYIVTIVAVIILLYLFIKSDKKDYVYRFSLLFLLSGTIGNAIDRFTHHYVIDMFSLDFINFPIFNLADTYITIGVILIIISLIFMTEGDKNN; via the coding sequence GTGCCGATCGTTTATATTGTTTTGTTCATTGGATTAATCGTTGGTGATCAGTCATTGAAGTATTATGTTGCTACTAACATCCCCACATTGTCGTTTCATGAATTCATTCCGGGTATTTTGTCTCTAACTCATATTACAAACACCGGAGCAGCATGGAGCATGTTAGAGGGAAAAATGATTTTCTTCTACATAGTTACCATTGTGGCAGTAATAATTTTACTTTATTTATTTATTAAGTCTGATAAAAAAGATTATGTATACCGTTTTTCATTGTTATTCTTATTATCTGGTACAATAGGGAATGCAATAGATAGATTTACACATCATTATGTAATAGATATGTTCAGTTTAGATTTCATCAATTTTCCAATTTTTAATCTAGCTGATACGTATATTACAATAGGAGTTATATTGATTATTATTTCTTTAATATTTATGACAGAAGGTGACAAAAATAACTGA
- a CDS encoding RluA family pseudouridine synthase gives MTKITDEPIELVFNDTKKARLDNFASENLEDFTRSQIQKFIKDENILVNGETATKAGMKLKHGDKITLVIPEEKPMKAVPQDIPLDVIYEDEDVLVVNKPQGMVVHPAAGHRDGTLVNAILYHSKINDDDMVRPGIVHRIDKDTSGLLMVAKNDLAKRSLMKQLKEKTNLREYVAIVHGGFEESKGKINAPLGRSKYDRKKQAVVDDGRNAVTHFEVLEQFENYSLLKLKLETGRTHQIRVHMQYIGHPVAGDPLYGPKNTLEGNGQFLHAKTLGFEHPRTHEWMQFSVEPPKIFLDTLKELRG, from the coding sequence GTGACAAAAATAACTGATGAACCAATAGAATTAGTATTTAACGATACTAAAAAAGCTAGATTAGATAATTTTGCGAGTGAGAATCTAGAAGATTTCACTCGTTCACAAATTCAAAAGTTTATTAAAGACGAAAATATCTTAGTAAATGGAGAAACTGCTACCAAAGCTGGTATGAAGCTTAAACACGGTGATAAGATAACATTGGTTATTCCTGAAGAAAAACCAATGAAGGCAGTTCCACAAGATATACCACTAGATGTCATTTACGAAGATGAAGATGTTTTGGTGGTTAATAAGCCACAAGGGATGGTAGTTCACCCAGCAGCTGGACATCGTGATGGTACTTTAGTTAATGCCATTTTGTATCACAGTAAAATTAACGATGATGATATGGTTCGTCCAGGTATTGTGCATCGGATCGATAAAGATACATCAGGTTTATTGATGGTTGCAAAAAATGATTTGGCTAAGAGATCATTGATGAAACAACTAAAGGAAAAGACTAATCTCAGAGAGTATGTCGCAATCGTCCATGGTGGTTTTGAAGAGTCTAAGGGGAAGATAAATGCTCCATTAGGCCGTTCAAAGTATGATCGTAAGAAACAAGCCGTTGTTGACGATGGTCGTAATGCAGTTACTCATTTTGAGGTTTTGGAACAATTCGAAAATTACTCACTACTTAAATTAAAATTAGAAACAGGTCGTACTCATCAAATTAGAGTACATATGCAATACATCGGACATCCAGTAGCTGGAGATCCATTGTATGGACCTAAGAACACACTAGAGGGGAATGGACAATTTCTTCATGCGAAAACACTTGGATTTGAACATCCAAGAACACATGAGTGGATGCAATTCTCAGTTGAGCCACCTAAAATATTCCTTGATACCTTAAAGGAATTACGCGGTTGA
- the pyrR gene encoding bifunctional pyr operon transcriptional regulator/uracil phosphoribosyltransferase PyrR: MAKEIIDGQTMTRALTRITYEIIERNKGIDDLVLVGIKTRGVYVAHRIESRLKQLENISIPVAELDITPYRDDVTNEEKNPLEVTPQPLDVDINDKHVILTDDVLYTGRTIRAAMDALMTVGRPKKISLAVLVDRGHRELPIRADFVGKNIPTSQKEKIKVSMKEIDGEDKIEIE; encoded by the coding sequence ATGGCTAAAGAGATAATTGATGGGCAAACAATGACACGTGCACTAACTCGTATTACTTATGAAATTATTGAACGAAATAAGGGAATTGATGATTTAGTATTAGTGGGAATAAAAACTCGAGGAGTTTATGTGGCGCATAGAATTGAATCTCGTTTAAAACAATTGGAGAATATCAGTATCCCGGTTGCTGAATTAGATATAACGCCATATAGGGATGATGTTACTAATGAGGAAAAGAATCCTCTTGAAGTAACACCACAACCACTTGATGTAGACATTAATGATAAACATGTTATTCTGACAGATGATGTTTTGTATACAGGTAGAACAATTCGTGCGGCAATGGATGCACTCATGACAGTTGGTCGTCCTAAGAAAATATCTTTGGCAGTATTGGTAGATCGTGGACATCGTGAGTTGCCAATTCGTGCTGACTTTGTTGGCAAAAATATTCCTACTTCTCAAAAAGAAAAAATAAAAGTTTCCATGAAAGAAATCGATGGAGAAGATAAAATCGAAATCGAGTAA
- a CDS encoding carbamoyl phosphate synthase small subunit, with translation MKRYLILEDGTVFPGVGFGSSVITTGQLIISNNRTGIEQSVTDPDAEGQILAFTIPSIGSSGINRDFYESINSQCKGVVIGSSSHTTIDGSISFGDWITGLGIPGIKNVDVRALAKHIAEYGEMKASIMDTHDEHAIDQIKALVLPPDLVKRVSTRQSYPNPNMGIKIVVVDLGLKYSILRQLSYRDCNSVIVNYNSTPEEIENLHPDGIIFSNGPGSPSDIPQTIETIKILQKKYPILGIGLGNLLIALANDCKIVKLDQPHHESSLAVKEVASGKIDFVNHNHSYTIDQKYIGSSDFIVTNICVADGSIEGIRHEYLPIMCVLFEPEAAPGPNDGYYVFDEFIDLIDSIKFQDDGSRDQW, from the coding sequence ATGAAGCGTTATTTAATTTTAGAAGATGGAACCGTCTTCCCCGGTGTGGGATTTGGATCCTCTGTTATAACTACTGGACAATTAATAATATCTAATAATCGTACCGGAATTGAGCAATCAGTAACTGATCCAGATGCTGAGGGCCAAATTCTGGCTTTTACGATACCCTCAATCGGTAGTTCTGGTATCAATCGTGATTTTTATGAGTCAATCAATTCACAATGCAAAGGTGTTGTTATTGGGTCTTCCAGCCATACAACAATCGATGGTTCAATCTCTTTTGGTGATTGGATCACAGGATTAGGTATTCCTGGTATTAAAAACGTTGATGTCCGTGCTTTAGCCAAGCATATTGCTGAATATGGAGAAATGAAAGCTAGCATTATGGATACTCACGATGAACATGCAATTGATCAAATAAAAGCACTAGTTTTGCCTCCTGACCTTGTTAAACGTGTTTCGACAAGACAGTCATATCCTAATCCCAACATGGGAATAAAGATTGTTGTGGTAGATTTAGGATTAAAATATTCAATTCTTCGTCAATTGTCGTATCGTGACTGTAATTCTGTGATCGTTAACTATAATTCCACACCAGAAGAGATTGAAAATCTACATCCAGATGGAATTATTTTTTCAAACGGACCAGGATCACCTAGTGATATCCCACAAACCATTGAAACAATAAAGATTTTACAAAAAAAATACCCAATTTTAGGTATCGGACTGGGGAACTTATTAATTGCACTTGCTAATGACTGTAAGATAGTCAAATTGGATCAACCACATCATGAATCGTCACTAGCAGTTAAAGAAGTTGCCAGTGGCAAGATTGATTTTGTTAATCATAATCATTCGTATACTATAGATCAAAAGTACATTGGTTCTTCTGATTTCATCGTAACGAATATTTGTGTTGCCGACGGTAGCATTGAAGGTATTAGACATGAATATCTACCAATCATGTGTGTGTTATTTGAACCAGAAGCCGCACCTGGACCTAATGATGGATATTATGTTTTTGATGAATTCATTGATTTGATAGATTCAATTAAATTTCAAGATGATGGGAGTAGAGATCAATGGTAG
- a CDS encoding ATP-grasp domain-containing protein, which yields MVENEPHSILIIGPTTSDKNVDLSTAVYDTVEILHQLGYKISVIVEDPTSLLSSGKFFDRIVVERVTGEHVLNFINEYHPDAVLPTVGDRNALGIVSSLNGKIGNVKILGSNYMASLATFKRELFIKKLTENKLPVINFISSDDEKEIYSFIRSIGFPIIARRRYSNRHSSGWTNINNLFELDNFMAIGDVDDTRIEIERSIRGFSEYSFTVVRDMFDNTALIGTIEDIEPIGIHHLDSNLISPAISLNDSKLQRMRSASLKLARAFDIVGICTVHFAYNHKTNEYFITEFIPRLSEETKFLEYATSYPIATSVVELALGYHLDKLQLDGGRVFNGASEPFVDHITSRFPQWGTDKQEYLGPSKTSNSSIVVNGFSVEEVFNKGALNDKLNNNSKRHDILEKLDDDELFEKIIHPTNWMLDVLLEALRRKFEMPVLSEITGITMPYLSVLNNIRKTFEVIDNDEVTKDNVERLVEMGIKNIGQSKVLLDTDDIVTKSVVKSKRSISVSNRNYNNQNFFVTSGIDSDLELNDKNKIIVRSPIITSKTDILVRQFVLTQLIKSIDQNGLEAVVIGREPWTAPLSMREKVIEIDDPYMEMKELGLIPEDSIFKIIDFSRHLSDVDDNSNVFQISSKKLKDIAISTSISIRAMVVTDGNNYLVPSLIYREDQDKHSFEVSSYNNFLSIEDRSALSELIERELENQNDVNVFNFEFSKSNGHWIVTRLYQGMTNDIIRHELASSVHVIDTLVKLILGNKIDDNKTLQEVFQNCDDRYLLTIDDKKYNLLAYDDMKEQLNKLKKED from the coding sequence ATGGTAGAAAATGAGCCTCACAGTATACTAATTATCGGCCCAACAACTAGTGATAAGAATGTTGATCTATCAACGGCCGTTTATGATACCGTCGAAATCTTGCATCAACTCGGCTACAAAATATCTGTAATTGTTGAAGACCCAACGTCGCTTCTTTCGTCAGGTAAGTTTTTCGATAGGATAGTGGTTGAACGTGTAACTGGCGAACACGTGTTGAATTTTATCAATGAATATCACCCCGATGCTGTATTACCTACAGTTGGTGATCGTAATGCCTTAGGTATTGTTTCAAGTTTGAATGGCAAGATCGGTAATGTAAAAATTCTTGGTTCGAATTATATGGCATCCTTAGCAACCTTTAAACGAGAATTATTCATTAAGAAATTAACTGAAAATAAGTTACCGGTAATTAATTTTATTTCATCAGATGATGAAAAAGAGATCTATAGTTTTATTCGGTCGATTGGTTTTCCAATTATTGCAAGAAGAAGATATTCAAATCGTCATTCTAGTGGTTGGACTAATATAAATAATCTATTTGAACTAGATAATTTTATGGCCATAGGTGATGTTGATGATACTAGGATTGAAATCGAACGTAGTATTAGAGGATTTAGTGAGTATTCATTTACAGTCGTACGCGATATGTTTGATAATACTGCTTTGATCGGTACGATCGAGGATATTGAGCCTATTGGTATTCATCATTTGGATTCGAATTTGATCTCACCTGCAATATCGTTGAATGATTCTAAATTACAACGGATGCGTTCGGCATCTTTGAAGCTTGCTAGAGCGTTTGATATCGTTGGGATATGTACAGTGCATTTTGCATATAATCATAAGACAAATGAGTACTTTATTACTGAGTTTATTCCAAGACTTAGTGAAGAGACAAAATTTCTAGAATATGCGACAAGTTATCCAATTGCCACAAGTGTTGTAGAACTTGCACTTGGATATCATTTGGATAAACTGCAACTTGACGGAGGACGTGTTTTTAATGGTGCATCTGAGCCATTTGTTGATCATATAACATCACGCTTTCCTCAATGGGGTACTGATAAACAAGAGTATTTAGGACCCAGTAAGACCTCTAATTCTAGTATTGTTGTCAATGGATTTAGTGTTGAAGAGGTATTCAATAAAGGTGCCTTAAATGATAAGTTGAATAATAATTCGAAGCGACATGATATATTGGAGAAATTGGATGATGATGAACTTTTTGAAAAAATAATTCATCCAACCAATTGGATGTTAGACGTCTTGCTTGAAGCGTTGAGAAGAAAATTTGAGATGCCAGTACTTTCAGAGATAACTGGAATTACTATGCCGTATTTGAGTGTATTAAATAATATTAGAAAAACGTTTGAAGTTATCGATAACGACGAAGTTACCAAAGATAATGTAGAACGACTAGTTGAGATGGGAATTAAAAATATTGGCCAGAGTAAGGTTTTACTTGATACAGACGATATAGTTACAAAGTCTGTAGTTAAGAGTAAACGTTCAATATCAGTCTCAAATAGAAACTATAATAATCAGAATTTTTTTGTTACTTCGGGAATAGATTCTGATTTGGAATTGAACGATAAGAATAAGATCATTGTTAGATCTCCGATAATAACTTCGAAGACAGATATTTTAGTTAGACAGTTTGTTTTAACGCAGTTGATTAAGTCTATTGATCAAAATGGACTAGAGGCGGTAGTGATTGGACGTGAACCTTGGACAGCACCGTTATCTATGCGTGAAAAAGTCATTGAAATAGATGATCCTTATATGGAAATGAAAGAATTAGGCTTAATTCCTGAAGACAGTATTTTTAAAATAATTGATTTCTCAAGGCATTTGAGTGATGTAGATGATAATTCAAATGTTTTCCAAATTAGTTCTAAAAAGTTAAAAGATATTGCTATTTCAACTAGTATTTCCATTAGGGCGATGGTAGTTACAGATGGCAATAATTACTTAGTACCTTCATTAATTTATCGTGAAGATCAAGATAAGCATTCTTTTGAAGTCAGTTCATATAATAACTTTCTGTCTATAGAGGATCGTAGTGCTTTATCTGAATTAATAGAGCGAGAACTAGAAAATCAAAATGATGTTAATGTCTTTAATTTTGAGTTCTCTAAAAGTAATGGGCATTGGATTGTTACTAGGTTATATCAAGGGATGACTAACGATATTATTAGACATGAATTGGCAAGTTCAGTTCATGTGATTGATACGCTAGTCAAATTGATCCTTGGTAATAAGATAGATGATAATAAAACACTTCAAGAGGTGTTTCAAAATTGTGATGACCGCTATTTACTTACTATTGATGATAAGAAGTACAATTTACTAGCTTATGATGATATGAAGGAACAATTGAATAAACTAAAAAAAGAAGATTAG
- a CDS encoding Rqc2 family fibronectin-binding protein, whose protein sequence is MSFDGMFTHAMVNELKDNLQGGRIAKIQQPFANELILTVRSNRKNQQLLLSAHPSYARIQITKQPFANPAKPATFVMSLRKYITSAIVQDIRQLNNDRVVMIDLSAKNELGDIHEFTMTIEIMARHSNIFLINKETGKIIDLVKRVSPENNSFRGLLPGDDYKLPPAQNKINPFTASSSDFSGMNDAKDIRQKFEGIGIDTSNEMAKLDNIPEFITEYNNVDPNTANMISNKKLNFLPILFPNTSEVVNTYPTLSDLLDSYYIDRARIDRIEQQTKSITNRLDIILKKDKSKVKKLNKQLEQTNIMDEYKLYGELLTTYMSQVKRGTKSITLTNYYNNEEVTIKLNPELSPSDNAQRYYKKYRKLQNSIPHINEQLEITTGEVNYLESVLASLEYVDIEDVDGIIEELIDSGYIKKRKRNGRKKRKKKIGESFKSSNGIDILVGKNNLENDQLTMKLSQKNHYWFHVKDIPGSHVILKTSDPDEQSIVEAATIAAYYSKARDSSKVPVDYVQIRNIRKPNGAKPGYVIFEGQKTILVDPNRELVSNLKED, encoded by the coding sequence ATGTCATTTGATGGAATGTTTACTCACGCAATGGTAAACGAATTAAAAGATAATCTACAAGGTGGACGGATTGCTAAAATTCAACAACCGTTTGCTAACGAATTGATTTTGACCGTTAGAAGCAACCGTAAAAACCAACAGCTACTTCTTTCAGCTCACCCTAGCTACGCTAGAATTCAAATAACAAAACAGCCCTTTGCTAATCCAGCAAAACCGGCGACTTTTGTAATGTCGTTAAGAAAATATATCACTAGTGCAATTGTTCAAGATATCCGTCAGTTAAATAACGATCGTGTTGTAATGATTGATCTAAGTGCAAAAAATGAACTTGGAGACATACACGAATTCACTATGACTATCGAAATAATGGCTCGACACAGCAATATTTTCTTGATCAACAAGGAAACAGGAAAAATCATTGATCTTGTTAAACGTGTCTCACCTGAAAATAATAGTTTCCGTGGGCTACTACCAGGAGACGATTACAAATTACCACCTGCACAAAATAAGATTAATCCATTTACAGCTTCTTCAAGCGATTTCTCAGGAATGAATGATGCTAAAGATATCCGACAAAAATTTGAAGGAATCGGAATAGATACTTCAAACGAAATGGCTAAATTAGACAACATCCCTGAATTCATCACCGAATACAACAATGTTGATCCTAATACCGCCAACATGATATCTAACAAAAAGTTGAATTTTCTACCTATCTTATTCCCTAACACATCAGAAGTCGTAAATACCTACCCTACCCTTAGTGACTTGTTGGATAGTTATTATATTGATCGTGCTAGAATTGATCGTATTGAGCAACAGACAAAGTCAATTACCAATCGATTAGATATTATTTTGAAAAAAGATAAGTCTAAGGTCAAAAAGCTCAATAAACAATTAGAGCAGACTAATATAATGGATGAGTACAAGTTATATGGTGAATTACTCACTACTTATATGTCACAGGTCAAGCGTGGTACAAAGTCAATAACTCTGACTAACTACTACAACAATGAAGAAGTTACTATAAAACTTAATCCAGAACTTTCTCCATCTGACAATGCTCAAAGGTATTATAAGAAGTATCGTAAACTTCAAAACTCAATTCCTCATATTAACGAGCAATTGGAAATCACGACTGGTGAAGTTAATTATCTTGAATCTGTTCTTGCATCCCTAGAATATGTAGATATAGAAGATGTGGACGGTATAATTGAAGAACTGATCGATTCTGGATATATCAAAAAGCGTAAGCGTAATGGACGTAAAAAGCGTAAGAAAAAGATCGGTGAATCATTTAAGTCCTCAAATGGAATTGATATTTTAGTTGGTAAGAATAATTTGGAAAACGATCAGTTAACAATGAAGTTATCACAAAAAAATCATTATTGGTTCCACGTTAAAGATATTCCAGGTTCACACGTTATACTAAAAACTAGTGATCCAGATGAACAATCAATAGTAGAAGCCGCAACTATTGCCGCATACTATTCAAAAGCTCGTGATTCATCAAAGGTCCCAGTTGACTATGTTCAAATCAGAAATATTCGTAAGCCAAATGGTGCAAAACCGGGTTACGTTATCTTTGAAGGTCAAAAGACTATCTTAGTCGACCCCAATAGAGAACTAGTTAGTAATCTAAAAGAAGATTAG
- a CDS encoding DegV family protein, translating into MKIAIVTDSTSYLPKNIVDKYHITVVPIEVVFDTKTYREDIDITTSQFYELLQNSPELPSTAQPSVGEMMNLYRSLAKEGYDTVISIHLASTISGFVNNLKAAADTIEDINVVVYDSWITVRLMGYMVQEAARMAQENIDLKAIMERLNTLRDSIGESFVVNDLKNLVKGGRLSNTSAVIGTMLNIKPLLEFDDESHKIVAYDKVRSLKKAKSKAEDKLNQAIEDSEYPLRLLVIDADDPESGDEWAKQLKEEHPSLTVDRSYFGPVIGAHLGKDALAIAWIRDFDKS; encoded by the coding sequence ATGAAAATAGCCATTGTAACAGACAGCACATCTTATTTACCAAAAAACATCGTCGATAAATATCATATAACAGTAGTGCCGATAGAAGTAGTATTTGATACTAAAACTTATCGCGAAGATATTGATATTACTACATCACAATTTTATGAATTGCTGCAAAACTCGCCTGAATTACCATCAACAGCACAACCATCAGTTGGTGAAATGATGAATCTTTATAGAAGTCTGGCCAAAGAAGGCTATGATACCGTAATTTCTATACATTTGGCAAGTACTATATCTGGATTCGTCAATAATCTCAAAGCGGCAGCTGATACTATAGAGGATATTAATGTAGTTGTGTATGACTCATGGATTACTGTACGCCTAATGGGCTACATGGTTCAAGAGGCAGCACGTATGGCACAAGAAAATATAGATTTAAAAGCAATTATGGAAAGATTGAACACTTTACGTGATTCTATTGGAGAATCTTTCGTTGTTAATGATTTGAAGAATTTAGTCAAGGGTGGTAGATTGTCAAATACTTCAGCAGTAATTGGTACAATGTTGAATATTAAGCCACTTTTAGAGTTTGATGATGAATCACATAAAATAGTTGCTTATGATAAGGTAAGATCTTTAAAAAAAGCTAAATCAAAAGCCGAGGATAAATTGAATCAAGCAATCGAAGATTCTGAATATCCATTACGCTTGTTGGTTATTGATGCTGATGATCCTGAGTCGGGGGATGAGTGGGCAAAACAGCTTAAAGAAGAACACCCTAGTCTAACTGTAGATCGTTCTTATTTTGGACCAGTCATTGGAGCACACCTTGGAAAAGATGCATTAGCAATTGCTTGGATACGGGATTTTGATAAATCTTAA